In Tiliqua scincoides isolate rTilSci1 chromosome 1, rTilSci1.hap2, whole genome shotgun sequence, the following are encoded in one genomic region:
- the ZFP36L1 gene encoding mRNA decay activator protein ZFP36L1, whose protein sequence is MSTALVSPTIFDLSEVLCKSNKMLNYNPSGVGGCLLDRKAVGTPAGGGFSRRHSVTLPNSKFHQTHLLNSLKGEPTPALGPRENRIRDRSFSEGGERLLQQKQPGGQVNSSRYKTELCRPFEENGACKYGDKCQFAHGIHELRSLTRHPKYKTELCRTFHTIGFCPYGPRCHFIHNAEERRAVAGSREPAITERPRLQHSFSFAGFPSAVAASGLLDSPTSITPPPIMSADDLLGSPTLPDCASNPFTFSSQELTNLFAPSMGVQVPGGGSPTAFLLRSMSESPNMFDSPPSPQDSLSDQDGYLSSSSSSHSGSDSPILDTSRRLPIFSRLSISDE, encoded by the exons ATGTCCACAGCCCTCGTGTCTCCAACCATCTTCGACCTGAGTGAAGTTTTATGCAAA AGTAACAAGATGCTGAATTACAATCCTTCAGGTGTTGGAGGGTGTCTATTGGACAGGAAAGCAGTGGGAACTCCAGCTGGCGGGGGTTTCTCCAGGAGACATTCTGTCACCTTGCCCAATTCTAAgttccaccagacccacctcctcAACAGCCTCAAGGGGGAgccaaccccagccctggggcccaGGGAGAATCGCATTCGGGATCGCTCCTTCTCTGAAGGTGGTGAGCGCCTGCTTCAGCAAAAGCAACCTGGTGGGCAAGTCAACTCAAGCCGCTATAAGACAGAGCTGTGCCGCCCCTTTGAGGAGAATGGGGCCTGCAAATATGGAGACAAGTGCCAGTTTGCCCATGGCATCCATGAGCTGCGAAGCCTGACCCGCCACCCCAAGTACAAGACAGAGCTTTGCCGTACCTTCCATACCATCGGCTTCTGCCCCTATGGGCCCCGATGCCACTTCATACACAATGCTGAGGAGCGCCGGGCTGTAGCTGGTAGTCGAGAACCTGCCATCACTGAAAGACCACGCCTCCAACACAGCTTCAGCTTTGCAGGCTTCCCAAGTGCTGTTGCTGCCAGTGGGCTGCTGGACAGCCCCACTTCAATCACCCCTCCGCCCATCATGAGTGCTGACGACCTTCTAGGCTCTCCTACTCTGCCTGACTGTGCCAGCAACCCCTTCACCTTCTCCAGTCAAGAGCTGACCAATCTCTTTGCTCCCAGCATGGGGGTACAGGTGCCTGGTGGGGGTTCACCCACAGCTTTCCTCCTTAGATCCATGTCTGAGTCCCCCAACATGTTTGACTCGCCCCCAAGTCCTCAGGACTCCCTCTCCGACCAGGACGGCTACCTgagcagctccagcagcagccacagtggcTCGGATTCACCCATCCTGGACACCTCAAGACGTCTTCCCATCTTCAGCAGACTCTCCATCTCTGATGAGTAA